Sequence from the Terriglobia bacterium genome:
CCGCCACACCCTGGCGCTCGTGCTCTTCAGCGCACGGTTCGTCCCGTCCGACTGCGCGTCGTGCGCCGCGCACCTGTTCGGGCACGCCGACGCGGCGACCAAGGTCGAGCTGGTCCTCGCGGGGGAGAAGGGGCTCGAGGACACGCTCGACGTCACCTCCAGCCTCAAGGGGGTCGGCCACGAGCCGCTGGTGCCTCGCTTCGCCTGCCGGGAAGACGACGCCGGGGCCGCGGCGGCCGCCCGGAGCTACGAGGAGCGCTTCTCGACGCGAGAGCCGGTGCGGATCGTGGACGTCAAGGATCTCAACGGCGACGGCCTCCCGCTCGAGGTCTCGCTGCCCGCGGAGTTCCTCGACTGCGGCCGGCACACGTCGGTCGTGATCGGGGTCGATCCCCGGGAGAGGAAGTTGCGGATCCTGTTCGAGCGGATGGAGCGGGACGCCGCGCGGTGACTCGCGGACGGGGCGGGCGGCGGGGCCAGGGGCCCGCGCCGGCGACGACGCGGGGAGAAGGGGGGATTCGCGTGACCGATCCGGGACGGGAGGCGCTCAGGAGGGCGACGAGCGAGGTGCTCGAGAACCAGCTCGGCGACAACGATCCCCCCGAGACCCGCGAGACGTACGAGAGGCTCCTGGCCGAGGGGATCGCGGATGGCGAGGCGAGGCGGCTCCTCTCCGCGATCATCGCGGTCGAGATCTTCGAGGTGATCAAGGAGGGCCGCCCGTTCGACCGGGACCGCTTCGTGGAGCGCTTGAGGCTGCTCCCGAAGCTGGAGTTCGACTGACGGTCCGGCCGCATACCCGCGGCGACGGACCGATCGCGCCTAGCCGGCCAACGCCGGGGTCAGGTCCTCGAGGCCCTCGACGCGCCGGACCAGTTCCTCCGCGGAAGCGCCCCACGCGAGGAGCGGGACGGGGTTCAGCGTGTGGAGATCGTGGTGGGACTCCTCGAGATTGCCGTGGTCGCTGACGACCACGAGGCGGCACGAGGACAGCTCGAGCGATCCGACCACCGCGTCCACCAGCTCCTCGGCGCGTCGCGCCTGGGCCAGCCGGTCGGCGGGGCTTCCGCGATGCCCCGCGACGTCGGTGAGGAAGTACTCGTAGAGCACCAGGTCGTGCTCCTCGACGAGGCGTGAGAGGATCTTCGCGGCGCGGCCCGGCTCGTGGGCGGGGGCGCCGAGGGCGCGTCCCGCCTTGGTGTCGCCCGCCCAGTCGTGGAAGAGCGCCTCGCCCCGGCGCCCCTCCTCGTGCAGCATCCGGAACGGCACCCCCGACGCGCGGACCATCCGCGTGGTCGCCGACCACCGCGGTCGCCTGGCCTCGAGATGGCCTCTGGTGTAGGCGTTGGCGAACGTCGGCTTCCGCCCGCCGCGGACGAGCCGCACGAACAGCGACTCGCGCTCGAGGACGCCGCGGAGCGAGGGGCCGGGGACGCCCGAGACGTGCCGGCCCACGAGCCGCGCCGCGTTGACCCCCGTGAGCAGCGTCGTCTGCCCCGTGGCCGACTGGGGCAGGCCGGGGACGCCCAGCGTCGCGTCGAGCGCCCGGGACGAGCAGGAGGGATCGGGCGCCCGTCCCGCGAGGAGGGAGAGGCGGCGCGCTCCGACGGCGGCGAACGGGTTCGCCTCCGGGTCGTCCCGTCCGATCCCGATCCCGTCGAAGAACAGCAGCAGCGTCCGCACGGCGACCATCGTAGGCGCGACGCGCCACGCCGGCGAGCGGCCGCGCGACCGCGCAGGGGATGGTATTCTCGGTGGATGGGCGCCGAAGCGGAACACGCGGACGATCCCACCCGCCCCCACGAGGAGTCGGCGCTGGTCGCGCGGCTCCGCGCCGGCGACGACCGCGCCTACGAGGAGCTGGTCCGATCCCACGGAGCGATGATGCTCGCGGTCGCCCGCCGCATCCTGAGGAGCGAGGAGGACGCTCGCGACGCGGTGCAGGAGGGGTTCCTGGCGGCGTTCCGCGCCCTCGGCACCTTCGAGGAAGAGTCGAAGCTCGGGACCTGGCTCCACCGGATCGTCGTCAACTGCGCCCTGATGAAGCTGCGGTCGCGCCAGCGCCGTCCCGAGGAGCCGATCGAGGACCTGCTGCCGAAGTACCTCGAGGACGGCCACCAGGCCGACCCGGCCGTGGCCTGGAAGGCGTCGGCGGAGGAGCTCCTGGGACGGCAGGAGAGCCGCGACCTGGTCCGGGCGTCGATCGCGCGGCTCCCCGAGCCGTACCGAAACGTCCTCCTCCTTCGCGACATCGAAGAGCTGGACACGGAAGAGACGGCCAGGCTCCTGGGGGTGACCGAGAACGCCGTGAAGATCAGGCTCCACCGCGCGCGCCAGGCGCTCCGCACCCTGCTGGATCCGCACCTGCGAGAAGGCGGTCCGCGATGACGTGCAGGGAGTTCGCCGGTTTCATCGCGGCGTACCTCGACGGCGAGCTCGAGGTCCGGCAGCGGGAGGAGTTCGACCGGCACATGGCCGTCTGTCCCTGGTGCGTCGCCTACCTCGAGACCTACCAGGAAACGGTGCTGCTGGGGAAGGGGGCGTTCTCCGATCCCGGCGCCGGGGTCCCCGAGGAGGTACATGGCGCAGGCACCGGCATCGCGCAGCAACAGGTTCAGTACCGGCAGGTTGTAGCAGAGAGTCTTGCCGCTGGCCGTCGGAGTCACGATGACGACGTTCTT
This genomic interval carries:
- a CDS encoding peptidase, which encodes MRTLLLFFDGIGIGRDDPEANPFAAVGARRLSLLAGRAPDPSCSSRALDATLGVPGLPQSATGQTTLLTGVNAARLVGRHVSGVPGPSLRGVLERESLFVRLVRGGRKPTFANAYTRGHLEARRPRWSATTRMVRASGVPFRMLHEEGRRGEALFHDWAGDTKAGRALGAPAHEPGRAAKILSRLVEEHDLVLYEYFLTDVAGHRGSPADRLAQARRAEELVDAVVGSLELSSCRLVVVSDHGNLEESHHDLHTLNPVPLLAWGASAEELVRRVEGLEDLTPALAG
- a CDS encoding sigma-70 family RNA polymerase sigma factor, producing MGAEAEHADDPTRPHEESALVARLRAGDDRAYEELVRSHGAMMLAVARRILRSEEDARDAVQEGFLAAFRALGTFEEESKLGTWLHRIVVNCALMKLRSRQRRPEEPIEDLLPKYLEDGHQADPAVAWKASAEELLGRQESRDLVRASIARLPEPYRNVLLLRDIEELDTEETARLLGVTENAVKIRLHRARQALRTLLDPHLREGGPR